CGTGAGCCGGAGCGACCGATAGCCTTCGGCCCATGACCGTTGCGTTCTTCTCCGGTAAGGGCCGTCGAATCGGCGTCGCTCTTGGTGCCGTGTCCGCGGGACTCCTTGTCCTCTCCGCCTGCGACAAGCCGACGCCGCTCGCCACCGTGACGGTCGGCGACAACTCGGTGAGTGCCGAGGCGTCCTGCTACAACGACGGCAAGGCTCTCAAGCAATCCGAAATCGAGGGCTGCCTCAACAAGAAGGCGGAGAAGACCGTCAAGGTCTCGATGGAGGACCAGGTCCACTTCGGTGTCGACCCCGAGGTCGCGGACAACGGCTGGACCATCTTCATCAACGGCCAGCAGGCCGAGCAGGAGCCGAACAAGAAGACCTACCGCTCCATCGCGGGCAGCGCCTTCTTCTCCAGCCAGACCGGCGAGACCACGAACAGCACGGAGCTCAGCATCGTGGAGACCAAGGGCAAGGAGCTGCTGGGCATCTGGCACTTCAAGCTTGAGAAGACCAGCTGATCCCCTCCTGACCTCGGAGGACTCCTCCCGTGCGTGTGCTTGTCGTGACCGCTGTCCCGGTGGAACGGGACGCGGTCACGCGTGCGTCCGGGGCCGCTGACGAAGTCTCCGTGCACCGGGTGCCGGGCGCGGAGATCCATCGCGCGGGCCCCTTCGACGTCCTGGCGGGCGGCGCGGGGCCGGCGGCGGCAGCGGCCTCCGCCGCGTTCGCCCTGGCCGCGGACCGCTACGACCTGGTGATCTCGGCGGGCATCGGCGGCGGTTTCTCCGGTGTCGCCCCGGTCGGCTCGCTCGTCGTGGCCGGCCGGATCGGTGTGGCGGACCTGGGTGCCGAAACCTCTGCGGGCTTCGCGCCCGTCACCGAACTCGGCTTCGGCCGGGTCTGGCACTTCCCGCCCCGCTCGCTGGTGAAGGCGGTGGTCGCGGCGACCCGTGCGGCGACCGGCGACATCCTCACCGTCTCCACCGTGACCGGCAGCGCCGGGCGCGCCGCCGCCCTTCTCGCCGCACACCCCGGCGCCGTGGCCGAGGCCATGGAGGGCTTCGGGGTCGCGGAGGCGGCCGAGCGGCTCGGCGTGCCCGTCCTGGAGATCAGGGCCGTCTCGAACGCCGTCGGCCCGCGCGACCGCGACGCCTGGCGCATCGGCGACGCGCTGGCCGCGCTCACCGAAGCGTTCGGGAAGCTCACCCCCGTACTGGAAGGCTGGATCCACCATGACCGACACGACGCCTGACCCGCTGTCGACCCACGACCCACTGCGGATCGCCTTCTCGCCGTGCCCGAACGACACGTTCGTCTTCGACGCCTGGGCCCACGGACGGGTCCCCGACGCGCCCGCGCTCGATGTCACCTTCGCCGACATCGACATCACCAACGGCATGGCCGAACGCGGCGAACTGGACGTGCTCAAGGTGTCGTACGCGGTGCTGCCCTGGGTCCTTCAGGAGTACGCGCTGCTGCCGTGCGGCGGAGCGCTGGGCCGGGGCTGCGGGCCGCTCGTCCTCACGAAGGAGCCGGGCACGGACCTGACGGGCAAGACCGTCGCCGTGCCGAGCGAGCGCTCCACCGCGTATCTGCTGTTCCGCCTCTGGGCGGCCGAAGTGGTGCCGGGCGGGGTCGGCGAGATCGTCGTCATGCCGTTCGACGAGATCATGCCGGCGGTGCGGGACGGGAAGGTCGACGCCGGTCTCGTCATCCACGAGGCACGCTTCACGTACCAGAACTACGGCCTGCACAACCTGGCCGACATGGGACGGCACTGGGAGGACACGACCGGGCTGCCGATCCCGCTCGGCGCGATCATCGCCAAGCGCTCGCTGGGCGCGGACACGCTGAAGCGGCTCGCGGAGTCGGTGCGGGCGTCGGTCCGGATGGCGTGGGACGCCCCGGAGGCCTCGCGGCCGTACGTGCTGGAGCACGCGCAGGAGATGGACCCGTCCGTCGCCGACCAGCACATCGGTCTGTACGTGAACGAGTTCACCGCGGACCTCGGTGAGGACGGTTACGCGGCGATCCGCGGCCTGCTGACGCGCGCCGCGGCCGAGGGACTGGTTCCGCCCCTCGGCCCGGAGGCGCTGTCGTTCGTCTGAGCGCCCCGTGGGCCCGTGCCCCGCGTCCGGACGTGTGCGAAACAGGCCGAGTCGGCCTCCTGCTTCAGGTTGGGGTGGGCGAGCCTCCTGACCAGTTCGACCCGGTAGCAGGCCATCGTCTCCTTGAGGTCGCCGGGGCGGCCGTAGAGCGCGTGCGTGGAGAAGGTCACGACCGTGATCTCGCCGTCCCGGGAGAGCCTGACGGCTTTGACGGCCCCCTCGGCCGGCAGCGGAACGGCGGCGAGTCCCGCCTCGGTGAGCGGGCCGCCGCGAGACGCGTCGAAGAGGGCGTGGGCGTACTCCCCGGCACCGCGCTCCATGCCGTAGTGCATCTGCTTCTCGTCCTTGGTGCCGCGCGGCGGCGGGCTGGGCCGGGTGACCACCGCCACGACGAGGCCGAGGACCGTGACGGCCAGGGCGATCCCGCCGACGGTGGCGATGGTGCGGTAGGTCGCGGACTGGCGCGCCGGAAGGCGGCCGGCCGAGTGGGGCGGGCCTGATCTCATGGCGGTTCCTCCGTCTCCGGGGGTGACCTCCGCAGTGCGGAGGGCACCCCCGGAGCACAGGCGGCGGAGTCAGTAGTCATTCGCGCCGGATGCGGTCTTCAGTACCGCATCGTTCTTCTTCCGCTCCTCGTCGAGTGCGAGCTGGTTCTCCTCGATACGCCGCTTCTGGATCTTCTCCTCGGCACCGAACCAGACGTCCACCAGACGGGATGTCTTCTTGCAGCCGACATCGGCCACCGCCAGCGCCGTCTCCGCCGCGGACGGATTCTCGGAGCCGAGGTTCGAGATGAGGTCAGGAGCCTTGTACGGGTGTTCCACCCGGTAGCCGTGCGACTTCATGCACGACGACCACGCCGCTACCGCGGAACGAACCGCGGGAACGTTCCGCGACTCCTCCATTGACGCGAACTCGACCTTGCTCGCCAGCGCGTAGGAGATCCTTCCGAGCTTGCCCTTCACCTCGCCCTGGCAGCCGTTCTCCGGAACCTTGTCCCCCTTGTACGACCCACTCCGCACCTGCACGCCCGATCCGGAGAAGACCGCCCTCTCGGCACCCTCACCCGGTTCCCACACGGGCGGCTCACCGGCACCTCCCGGCAGGTGGTACCCGTAACGGGCCGCTTCCTTGGAGTCCGATATCCCGTAGCGGCGAGCCATGTTCGCGTCGTCGTATCCGGGCGGTGGGAACATTCCGGGCTCAGGAGGATCGAACGAGGTGAATCCGTACCTCTGCATACATCTCTTCCAGAGGCTCTGCTGGGCACGCTGCCAGGCGACCGTCTCCGGATAGGAGATCAAGTACCCCTCAATCGGCAGAACCATCCCCTTGGTCAGGCCACTGACCGGCGTACGAGCGGGCCAGGCCCGCTCGTCCACCTTCGAACCGCCCGCCGGCCCGCCGTCCGCCTTCAACGCCTGGGACTGGCCCGCAGAACACCCCGACACCAGGACCGCAGCAAGCAGGACGACTCCCGCGACTGCTCCGCGCATTCGGTCAGACCCGCTTGTGCGAAGCATTTTCATTCTTCAGCGTCGACTTCAGATTGGTGGACGGCCAATCGTCTCCGCAGCCCGGCGTAATGGTCTGGGACGTACCCTGATAGCCGGAGTTGTAGTACACGATATTGTTGACGCCGCACTCATTGTTCACGGCCGATGCCGCCGCGTTCTTCAATCCGATACCGTCACCCGACGCACCCGTGCATCCCGGGTTCGCGCCCGTTATTCTCCCGGTGCCGCCTTCGAACATGTACCGCACGAGCGAGGCCCCGTTCGGAGAATATCCGAGGTGATCGGGAACGCTCTGATTCGCCAGGAAGCAGGAGCTGTACGAGTATCCGGTCGTGGAGCCGGCGCTGTCGTAGTAGATCTCGAAGCAGTACTGATTCCCGCTGGAGCTGCACACATCCGATACGTACGAGATCGGAACCGCCTGGGCCGGCGCGCCGTTCTGCATGGCGATAAGGAAACCGGCACCCAATACCGCAACTCCACGCGTCCAACGTGCAAACATAAGAGAACCTCCCAGAGTGAACCGACATGACAGTCACCGGACACTAATCACTCCCCACACGCCTTACCACCCACCTCGTGGACCGTGACGTAAATACGTCAGCCGGCATGCACCTTTGTGTCACCTTGGGGCGATTCGCGGGGCTATCTCGACATTCAATCAATGCGCTAGCCTGGTCCGGACCACGGAACTCACGATTTCGTGGATGATTCCCCGGGGGGGGATATGATCAAGTCGGACATAATTCATAGAGTCGACGAAAGGGAGCTACGGCTCCTGCAATTGCTCTATGCCGGATATGAGGACGCCCGGGCGGCTCGCGCCATGGGGCTGAGCCACCGCACCGTGCAACGTCACGTGAAGGGGCTGATGCTCAGACTCGGCGTGAACAGCAGGCTGGCACTCGGCGCACGAGCACAGGAACTCGGTTGGCTGGATCCGGC
This genomic interval from Streptomyces sp. NBC_00464 contains the following:
- a CDS encoding futalosine hydrolase; this translates as MRVLVVTAVPVERDAVTRASGAADEVSVHRVPGAEIHRAGPFDVLAGGAGPAAAAASAAFALAADRYDLVISAGIGGGFSGVAPVGSLVVAGRIGVADLGAETSAGFAPVTELGFGRVWHFPPRSLVKAVVAATRAATGDILTVSTVTGSAGRAAALLAAHPGAVAEAMEGFGVAEAAERLGVPVLEIRAVSNAVGPRDRDAWRIGDALAALTEAFGKLTPVLEGWIHHDRHDA
- a CDS encoding LuxR C-terminal-related transcriptional regulator, which codes for MIKSDIIHRVDERELRLLQLLYAGYEDARAARAMGLSHRTVQRHVKGLMLRLGVNSRLALGARAQELGWLDPARDRTDAQPSEASRAQQAGRRDAA
- a CDS encoding DUF2771 domain-containing protein gives rise to the protein MTVAFFSGKGRRIGVALGAVSAGLLVLSACDKPTPLATVTVGDNSVSAEASCYNDGKALKQSEIEGCLNKKAEKTVKVSMEDQVHFGVDPEVADNGWTIFINGQQAEQEPNKKTYRSIAGSAFFSSQTGETTNSTELSIVETKGKELLGIWHFKLEKTS
- a CDS encoding 1,4-dihydroxy-6-naphthoate synthase; protein product: MTDTTPDPLSTHDPLRIAFSPCPNDTFVFDAWAHGRVPDAPALDVTFADIDITNGMAERGELDVLKVSYAVLPWVLQEYALLPCGGALGRGCGPLVLTKEPGTDLTGKTVAVPSERSTAYLLFRLWAAEVVPGGVGEIVVMPFDEIMPAVRDGKVDAGLVIHEARFTYQNYGLHNLADMGRHWEDTTGLPIPLGAIIAKRSLGADTLKRLAESVRASVRMAWDAPEASRPYVLEHAQEMDPSVADQHIGLYVNEFTADLGEDGYAAIRGLLTRAAAEGLVPPLGPEALSFV